The Kitasatospora setae KM-6054 genome contains a region encoding:
- a CDS encoding PadR family transcriptional regulator — MTERALQEPTLLLLTALADAPRHGYALIQEVDAISGGRVKMRTGTLYGALDRLLQQGLIEVAAEEIVDGRARRTYALTGGGRELLAGEAERLRSVAAEAQRRLGGAAAGRGVTA; from the coding sequence ATGACAGAACGCGCCCTGCAGGAGCCGACCCTGCTGCTGCTCACCGCCCTCGCGGACGCCCCCCGGCACGGCTACGCGCTGATCCAGGAGGTCGACGCGATCTCCGGGGGGCGGGTGAAGATGCGTACCGGCACGTTGTACGGGGCGCTGGACCGGCTGCTGCAGCAGGGGCTGATCGAGGTCGCCGCCGAGGAGATCGTCGACGGCCGGGCCCGGCGGACGTACGCGCTGACCGGGGGCGGGCGGGAGCTGCTCGCCGGGGAGGCGGAGCGGCTGCGGTCGGTGGCGGCGGAGGCGCAGCGGCGGCTGGGCGGGGCCGCGGCCGGCCGGGGGGTGACGGCGTGA